In Candidatus Hydrogenedentota bacterium, a single genomic region encodes these proteins:
- a CDS encoding MFS transporter, whose product MLLKPHHRMYAAAFLLDFSVAIALTALPFFIFERLGGGPAMSGAVGAFQMAIYAAGCLLSARYVTGARSGLYLAIIGVAAFALPFTLIPWMTSPLVCGVATSLPFFGLALAWPAMQSWLGGEPDPEARARHLTGFNTATAFGFTFSPLFAGPLYDFDYRLPFFLLFVVGVVVVLLLRSLPKEVRVAESNVSGDADDSEADTFSPGLLYASWGATLSANSLFAALRSVYPSRVETLVSEGNLDLWSGWQPAWLLSVGPATAFSWLAFILPLATVASFTVLGRTKSWRGRFDYMVAGQLIAAASLIALAHTHSVGMMLLCFIAVGANYGLCFFSSLYYSLAVASEKHRRAAINEGLLGVGAVLGGIGTGYAAGAIGLTAAFQWTPVAVMVAVAVQVWLLRR is encoded by the coding sequence ATGCTGTTAAAACCCCATCACCGCATGTACGCCGCGGCGTTCCTCCTGGATTTCTCCGTCGCCATCGCGCTCACCGCCCTGCCCTTTTTTATCTTCGAGCGACTCGGCGGCGGCCCCGCCATGTCCGGCGCCGTTGGGGCCTTTCAGATGGCGATCTACGCCGCGGGCTGTCTCCTCTCGGCACGCTATGTCACCGGCGCGCGCAGCGGCCTCTACCTGGCCATCATCGGCGTCGCGGCCTTCGCCCTCCCCTTCACGCTCATCCCGTGGATGACCTCCCCGCTGGTCTGCGGCGTCGCAACGTCCCTCCCCTTCTTCGGCCTCGCCCTCGCCTGGCCCGCCATGCAGTCCTGGCTCGGCGGCGAGCCCGACCCCGAAGCCCGCGCGCGACACCTCACCGGGTTCAACACCGCCACGGCCTTCGGCTTCACCTTCAGCCCCCTCTTCGCGGGACCGCTCTACGACTTCGACTACCGCCTTCCTTTCTTTCTACTGTTTGTCGTCGGCGTTGTCGTCGTTCTCCTTCTTCGTTCACTACCGAAGGAAGTCAGGGTCGCGGAAAGCAACGTTTCCGGTGACGCCGACGATTCCGAAGCGGACACGTTTTCCCCCGGCCTGCTCTATGCCTCCTGGGGCGCCACGCTGTCGGCCAACAGCCTCTTCGCCGCCCTTCGCTCGGTCTACCCCAGCCGTGTGGAAACCCTGGTGTCTGAAGGGAATCTGGATCTCTGGAGCGGGTGGCAGCCTGCCTGGCTGCTCTCCGTGGGACCGGCCACGGCCTTCTCGTGGCTCGCCTTTATCCTTCCCCTCGCCACGGTGGCCAGCTTCACCGTACTCGGGCGCACGAAGTCCTGGCGGGGGCGATTCGACTATATGGTCGCGGGGCAACTCATCGCGGCGGCCTCCCTCATTGCCCTGGCCCACACCCACAGCGTTGGGATGATGCTGCTCTGCTTCATCGCGGTCGGCGCGAACTACGGGCTCTGCTTTTTCTCCAGCCTGTACTACAGCCTCGCGGTGGCAAGTGAAAAGCACCGCCGCGCCGCCATCAACGAAGGACTCCTCGGCGTCGGCGCGGTCCTCGGCGGCATCGGCACGGGATACGCCGCCGGCGCCATCGGCCTCACCGCCGCCTTTCAGTGGACGCCGGTCGCGGTGATGGTGGCCGTGGCCGTGCAGGTGTGGTTGCTGCGGAGATAA
- a CDS encoding aminopeptidase P family protein: protein MGYLGTSERDARLANVRRIMQEKDLDLALVYYDEFNIGNGWYLTGWCPQFESGAVLVLREGDPMLLGGPESEPFAKLDSAITETRNFPVFMVPDEEYPNATITSFEALFEELKGRAGAIRRGGLVGAGRMPADCYRQINEGFSGVEMIDITDDYVSLRYDKSGWELEQIRAAFGLADHCYDAMAASITAGKMEIEVAAAGEYAARSRGATGFGFSAIVGSGDRSNAVVPTATKKVLEPGEVVMIGIAPKCNGYAGVVGHTLPVSGSYTASQQECLDHLKEVFRLTKAQLRPGVKGSEIDAPGRAYYQQHGLLKYLVCPFAHTIGLHEAEAPFFGPHSSDVLKPGMAVCIDVSFFGHPEWHGARIETGYEITEDGAVPFSPKMDKLLTQ, encoded by the coding sequence ATGGGATACCTCGGAACAAGCGAGCGGGACGCGCGTCTGGCGAATGTGCGCAGGATCATGCAGGAAAAGGACCTCGATCTGGCTCTGGTCTATTATGACGAGTTCAATATCGGCAATGGCTGGTACTTGACGGGCTGGTGTCCGCAGTTTGAGAGCGGTGCGGTGCTGGTACTGCGCGAGGGCGACCCCATGCTCCTGGGCGGTCCCGAGAGCGAGCCCTTTGCGAAGCTGGACAGCGCTATCACGGAGACGCGCAATTTTCCCGTCTTCATGGTGCCGGACGAGGAATACCCCAACGCGACAATCACGAGCTTTGAGGCGCTTTTTGAGGAACTGAAAGGGCGCGCGGGCGCGATTCGACGCGGCGGCCTGGTGGGCGCGGGCCGTATGCCCGCCGATTGCTATCGCCAGATCAACGAGGGCTTCAGCGGCGTAGAGATGATCGATATTACGGACGACTACGTCTCCCTTCGCTACGACAAGTCGGGCTGGGAACTGGAGCAGATTCGAGCGGCCTTCGGTCTGGCCGATCACTGCTACGACGCCATGGCCGCATCGATCACGGCGGGCAAGATGGAAATTGAAGTGGCGGCGGCCGGTGAATACGCGGCCCGCAGCCGGGGCGCCACGGGCTTTGGATTCAGCGCCATCGTGGGATCGGGCGACCGCTCAAACGCGGTGGTGCCGACGGCGACGAAGAAGGTACTGGAACCCGGCGAAGTGGTGATGATCGGCATTGCGCCCAAGTGCAACGGCTACGCGGGCGTGGTAGGGCACACACTGCCGGTATCGGGCTCTTACACCGCCTCGCAGCAGGAATGCCTGGACCATTTGAAGGAAGTGTTCCGCCTGACGAAGGCTCAGCTCCGGCCCGGCGTTAAAGGAAGCGAAATCGACGCGCCCGGCCGCGCCTACTACCAGCAACACGGCCTGTTGAAATACCTCGTGTGCCCCTTCGCCCACACCATCGGCTTGCACGAAGCGGAGGCGCCCTTCTTCGGCCCCCACAGCTCCGACGTGCTCAAGCCGGGCATGGCGGTGTGCATCGACGTGAGCTTCTTCGGCCATCCCGAGTGGCACGGTGCCCGCATCGAAACGGGTTATGAAATTACGGAAGACGGCGCGGTGCCTTTCAGCCCGAAAATGGATAAATTGCTGACGCAGTAG
- a CDS encoding DUF2905 domain-containing protein, with translation MNEMAKLIIGAGVVLVLVGGVMLLLGKLGINLGQLPGDIHVEGERSSFHFPVVTCIVVSVVLTVLLNLVSRFWR, from the coding sequence ATGAATGAAATGGCCAAATTAATCATCGGCGCGGGAGTGGTGCTGGTTCTTGTCGGTGGCGTGATGTTGCTGCTGGGGAAGCTGGGCATAAACCTCGGCCAGCTTCCGGGCGATATCCATGTCGAAGGGGAACGGAGCTCCTTTCACTTTCCCGTTGTGACCTGCATCGTCGTGAGTGTGGTGCTGACGGTGCTGCTCAATCTGGTGAGCCGGTTCTGGCGATGA
- a CDS encoding insulinase family protein, with translation MGLRVVVMVAACLAAFASRGETTQFQGAPLHQFTLDNGLRVWHLPRHESPSVAIFLVVRAGGRYENEQNNGVSHFLEHFLFTETERWKEGEVFQVMNRLGGVNNATTESERTTWYNIAAPEYFEPAMDWIAEVVLHSKMAPEHIEKERRIIFRENGGPNSWFVDWCNKIGYGGPTQEEVYGRLFPGSTLNLPIIGSNASLEAMDHATLTSYYQAHYVPNNALLLVVGNIEAPVVEEAAKRYFGSWAKGAEVPWPASPKLPEGGPIRITQRGMDIQDEGAVWMGARTEGVANADRWVFDVLGHVLQERLFQKLRIQEGLVYSVAAQQQLFSDVGDFRVAARAKREHLPRVEQLIATEIDGIKAGNIGEAEVSEAQKTIIGRHALAMESNYAHAFALIQYTHLPGDGTTPIPDFDTAINGVTAADLKRVAETYFTPERSYVIVYDPICTANELAIFAAASTALAIAAYAWRHRRNKQRRVAAGEQGWP, from the coding sequence ATGGGGTTGCGTGTTGTTGTGATGGTGGCGGCCTGCCTGGCCGCCTTTGCGAGCCGGGGCGAAACCACTCAGTTTCAGGGGGCGCCGTTGCACCAGTTCACGCTGGACAACGGCCTTCGCGTGTGGCATTTGCCCCGGCATGAGAGCCCGTCGGTGGCCATATTTCTCGTGGTGCGCGCGGGTGGCCGCTACGAAAATGAACAGAACAACGGCGTGTCACATTTCCTGGAGCATTTTCTCTTTACCGAGACGGAGCGATGGAAAGAGGGCGAGGTTTTTCAGGTGATGAACCGCCTGGGCGGCGTGAACAATGCCACAACCGAGAGCGAGCGCACCACGTGGTACAACATCGCCGCGCCGGAATATTTCGAACCAGCCATGGACTGGATCGCGGAGGTGGTGCTCCACTCGAAGATGGCCCCGGAGCACATTGAAAAAGAGCGACGGATCATTTTTCGCGAGAACGGCGGACCGAACAGTTGGTTCGTGGACTGGTGCAACAAGATCGGCTACGGCGGCCCGACCCAGGAAGAGGTCTACGGGCGGCTTTTCCCCGGGTCCACGTTGAATCTTCCGATCATCGGGAGCAACGCTTCGCTGGAGGCCATGGACCACGCGACGCTCACCTCGTATTACCAGGCCCACTACGTACCGAACAATGCCCTGCTGCTCGTGGTCGGAAATATCGAGGCCCCAGTGGTGGAGGAGGCGGCGAAGCGCTATTTCGGGTCCTGGGCGAAGGGCGCCGAAGTGCCCTGGCCCGCTTCGCCGAAGTTGCCGGAAGGCGGGCCAATCCGCATCACCCAGCGGGGCATGGACATCCAGGACGAAGGGGCGGTTTGGATGGGCGCGCGGACCGAAGGTGTGGCGAATGCTGATCGCTGGGTCTTCGACGTGCTGGGCCATGTGCTCCAGGAGCGCCTCTTTCAGAAGCTGCGCATTCAGGAGGGCCTAGTCTATTCCGTGGCCGCACAGCAGCAACTCTTCAGCGACGTGGGCGACTTTCGCGTCGCGGCCCGGGCCAAGCGGGAGCATCTGCCCCGGGTGGAGCAATTGATCGCGACGGAGATCGACGGCATCAAGGCGGGCAACATCGGCGAGGCTGAAGTGTCCGAAGCGCAGAAGACGATCATCGGGCGACACGCCCTGGCCATGGAGAGCAACTACGCCCACGCCTTTGCACTCATTCAGTATACCCACCTGCCCGGAGACGGGACGACCCCGATTCCGGATTTCGACACGGCGATCAACGGAGTGACGGCGGCGGATCTGAAGCGCGTGGCGGAAACCTACTTCACGCCCGAACGCAGCTATGTGATCGTGTATGATCCGATTTGCACGGCGAACGAACTGGCGATCTTCGCGGCCGCGAGCACGGCACTGGCCATCGCGGCCTACGCCTGGCGGCATCGGCGGAACAAACAGCGGCGCGTGGCCGCAGGGGAGCAAGGCTGGCCATGA
- a CDS encoding PGPGW domain-containing protein, with protein MDPSEPTNNSSESSPVWRQVRRAGAILGGTVLVGAGAIMLLIPGPGIPAILGGLVLLSSEVVWARMLLRKVRERVGNKVPLPGVAKLEEEE; from the coding sequence ATGGACCCAAGTGAACCCACGAACAATTCCAGTGAATCTTCACCCGTCTGGCGCCAGGTGCGCCGGGCGGGTGCGATCCTGGGCGGAACCGTGCTCGTCGGCGCCGGGGCGATCATGCTCCTGATTCCGGGGCCCGGAATTCCGGCGATTCTGGGCGGTCTGGTGCTCCTGTCGTCCGAGGTCGTGTGGGCCCGAATGCTCCTGCGCAAGGTGCGGGAGCGGGTCGGTAACAAGGTTCCCCTGCCCGGCGTGGCCAAACTTGAGGAAGAGGAATAG
- a CDS encoding TerC family protein, translating into MLIWSVFLLLILALLALDLGVLNRKAHVIQPKEALAWTAFWVVLALGFNAFVYVLYERGGWGLAPTIDFSLGGQEAALEFFAAYLLEKSLSLDNIFVIAMIFGFFKIPAIYQHRVLFWGILGALVMRGIMIALGAALIHKFSWVTYIFGAILLITAIKMLVQRDDNFDPENNWLIRLARRFMPATTDMSGGHFLTKINGITHITPLFLVLIMVETTDLLFAVDSIPAVFAVTQDPFIVFTSNVFAILGLRSLYFALAGLMDKFRYLKISLVFILAYVAVKMMLVHHYPIPIPVTLALIGGILLVGIGASVLAAAKNDYGPK; encoded by the coding sequence ATGCTGATCTGGTCTGTTTTCCTGTTGCTGATTCTGGCCTTACTTGCGCTGGATCTGGGTGTCTTGAACCGAAAGGCCCATGTAATCCAGCCGAAGGAGGCGCTGGCGTGGACGGCCTTCTGGGTGGTGCTCGCGCTGGGCTTCAATGCCTTCGTGTACGTGCTGTATGAGCGGGGCGGCTGGGGACTTGCGCCGACCATCGACTTTTCTCTGGGGGGGCAGGAAGCGGCGCTGGAGTTCTTCGCCGCGTATCTGCTTGAGAAGTCGCTGAGCCTGGACAATATCTTTGTCATCGCCATGATTTTTGGGTTTTTCAAGATTCCGGCGATCTACCAGCATCGGGTGCTGTTCTGGGGCATTCTCGGAGCGCTGGTCATGCGGGGCATCATGATTGCTCTGGGTGCGGCGCTGATTCATAAATTCAGTTGGGTCACCTATATCTTCGGCGCGATTCTGCTGATCACGGCCATCAAGATGCTGGTGCAGCGCGACGACAACTTTGATCCGGAGAACAACTGGCTGATCCGGCTGGCGCGCCGCTTCATGCCGGCAACGACCGACATGTCGGGGGGACATTTCCTTACGAAAATCAACGGCATCACCCATATCACACCCCTCTTCCTGGTGCTGATCATGGTGGAGACGACGGATCTGCTCTTCGCGGTGGATTCCATCCCCGCGGTTTTTGCGGTGACCCAGGACCCCTTTATCGTGTTTACGTCCAATGTCTTTGCGATTCTCGGGCTGCGTTCGCTCTACTTCGCGCTCGCCGGACTGATGGATAAATTCCGTTACCTCAAGATCAGCCTGGTGTTCATTCTGGCTTACGTTGCGGTGAAGATGATGCTGGTACACCACTATCCCATTCCGATTCCGGTGACCCTGGCGCTGATCGGCGGAATCCTGCTGGTGGGCATCGGCGCTTCGGTGCTCGCCGCCGCAAAGAACGACTATGGACCCAAGTGA
- a CDS encoding TerC family protein: MLIWILFIGLILALLALDLGVLNRKAHVVHAKEALLWTAFWVTLALAFNVFVYYFYENQGWGWAPGKVFGVSGKDAALEFFAAYLLEESLSMDNMFVIAMIFAYFKIPGKYQHRVLFWGILGALLMRGGMIALGAALIERFTWVTYIFGAILIVTAVKMLIQRHDNIDPEHNWLIRLARRFMPTTTEMSEGKFLLRKEGVTYVTPLFLVLLMVETTDLLFAVDSVPAVFAVTHDPFIVFTSNVFAILGLRSLYFALAGLMSKFQYLKMSLVFILAYVGVKMLLAHHHPIPIPVTLGVIGGILSVGILASIFGAGKDTSPLESPLPEEDITLRRHED, from the coding sequence ATGTTGATCTGGATCCTGTTTATCGGGCTTATTCTTGCCCTGTTGGCCCTCGATCTGGGGGTGTTGAACCGCAAGGCCCATGTGGTCCATGCGAAAGAGGCGCTGCTGTGGACGGCCTTCTGGGTCACGCTGGCCCTGGCTTTCAACGTGTTTGTGTATTACTTCTATGAGAACCAGGGCTGGGGCTGGGCGCCGGGAAAGGTGTTCGGCGTGAGCGGGAAAGACGCGGCCCTGGAGTTTTTCGCCGCGTATCTGCTGGAAGAGTCGCTGAGCATGGACAACATGTTCGTAATTGCGATGATTTTCGCGTATTTCAAGATACCGGGGAAGTATCAGCACCGCGTGTTGTTCTGGGGTATTCTGGGCGCGCTGCTCATGCGCGGCGGGATGATTGCGCTTGGCGCGGCGTTGATTGAGCGTTTTACCTGGGTGACCTATATATTCGGGGCGATTCTCATTGTCACGGCGGTGAAGATGCTGATCCAGCGCCACGACAACATCGACCCCGAGCACAACTGGTTGATCCGCCTCGCGCGGCGCTTCATGCCCACGACGACGGAGATGTCGGAGGGCAAGTTTCTCCTGCGGAAGGAGGGTGTGACCTATGTCACGCCGCTCTTTCTCGTATTGCTGATGGTGGAGACGACGGATCTGCTTTTCGCGGTCGACTCCGTTCCCGCCGTATTTGCCGTGACCCACGACCCGTTTATTGTATTCACGTCCAATGTTTTTGCGATTCTGGGTCTTCGCTCCCTCTATTTCGCCCTGGCCGGGCTCATGAGCAAGTTCCAGTATCTGAAAATGAGCCTGGTCTTTATCCTGGCCTATGTGGGGGTCAAGATGCTGCTGGCCCACCACCATCCCATACCCATTCCCGTGACGCTGGGCGTAATTGGCGGCATCCTGAGTGTGGGGATTCTGGCGTCGATTTTCGGCGCGGGCAAAGACACCTCGCCGCTGGAGTCCCCCCTGCCGGAGGAGGACATCACTTTAAGGCGCCACGAGGACTGA